One genomic segment of Bombina bombina isolate aBomBom1 chromosome 4, aBomBom1.pri, whole genome shotgun sequence includes these proteins:
- the LOC128657142 gene encoding ras GTPase-activating protein-binding protein 2-like gives MVMEKPSPLLVGGEFVRQYYTLLNKAPDFLHRFYGRNSLYVDGGLDASGKPQDAVYGQAEIHKKVMSLQISECRTTIRHVDAHATLSDGVVVQVMGELSNNGQPMRKFMQTFVLAPEGSVPNKLYVHNDFFRYEDEVFGDSEAELDEESEEEVEEEQEERQPSPEPVQENTNSSYYDAHAVTNGIEETLEEPIVEPEPEPELKSEELKPETEEKSFEEPEEKPPTPPPVEPITLPQEPPKAFSWASVTSKNHPPSGTVPSSGISPHVIKAPASQVRTENKPDAQAQSPRVRDQRPPDRPSFQPRGPRPGRDSEQGESENRRMFRYPDSHQLFVGNLPHDIDESELKEFFMSYGNVMELRINTKGVGGKLPNFGFVVFDDSEPVQWILLAKPIMFRGEVRLNVEEKKTRAARERETRGDDRRDVRHNDRGPGGPRGIIGGGMMRERDRRGPPPRGGMAQKIGTGRGTTPMEGRFTAQRR, from the coding sequence ATGGTGATGGAGAAGCCAAGTCCCCTGCTTGTAGGGGGGGAGTTCGTGAGACAGTATTACACACTTCTAAACAAAGCTCCAGACTTTTTGCACAGGTTTTATGGAAGAAATTCTTTGTATGTTGATGGTGGACTGGATGCTAGTGGGAAGCCCCAGGATGCAGTTTATGGGCAAGCAGAAATTCACAAAAAGGTTATGTCCCTCCAAATCAGCGAATGTCGCACAACAATTAGACATGTAGATGCACATGCTACTTTGAGTGATGGCGTTGTTGTGCAAGTCATGGGTGAACTGTCAAATAATGGACAACCAATGAGAAAGTTTATGCAAACCTTTGTTCTTGCTCCAGAAGGGTCTGTTCCAAACAAATTGTATGTTCATAATGACTTCTTCCGCTATGAGGATGAGGTTTTTGGTGATTCAGAAGCAGAACTGGATGAAGAATCTGAAGAAGAAGTAGAAGAAGAACAAGAGGAAAGGCAGCCATCCCCAGAACCAGTACAAGAGAACACAAACTCCTCTTACTATGATGCTCACGCTGTCACCAATGGCATAGAAGAAACTTTGGAAGAACCAATCGTTGAGCCTGAGCCTGAACCAGAATTAAAAAGTGAGGAGCTAAAACCAGAGACTGAAGAGAAAAGCTTTGAGGAGCCAGAGGAAAAACCACCAACACCACCACCTGTAGAGCCAATCACTTTGCCCCAAGAGCCACCAAAGGCTTTTTCCTGGGCGTCAGTGACCAGTAAAAACCATCCTCCAAGTGGTACTGTCCCATCATCAGGAATTTCACCCCATGTAATTAAAGCTCCAGCCTCACAGGTAAGAACTGAAAATAAGCCTGATGCACAAGCTCAGTCCCCTCGTGTGAGAGATCAGCGCCCTCCAGACAGACCAAGTTTTCAACCAAGAGGCCCAAGACCAGGTCGTGATTCAGAACAAGGAGAATCTGAAAATAGACGCATGTTTCGCTACCCAGATAGTCATCAGCTTTTTGTGGGAAATTTACCACATGATATTGATGAAAGTGAACTGAAGGAGTTTTTCATGAGTTATGGAAATGTAATGGAACTAAGAATCAATACCAAAGGTGTTGGAGGAAAATTGCCAAACTTTGGCTTTGTGGTTTTTGATGACTCGGAACCAGTCCAGTGGATTTTACTTGCAAAACCAATAATGTTTCGTGGAGAAGTGCGTTTGAATGTTGAAGAGAAGAAAACAAGAGCCGCACGTGAGAGGGAAACTCGTGGAGATGATCGGAGAGATGTACGCCATAATGATAGGGGACCAGGGGGCCCTCGTGGCATAATTGGTGGAGGAATGATGCGTGAAAGGGATAGGAGAGGTCCCCCACCTCGAGGTGGAATGGCGCAAAAGATAGGAACTGGAAGAGGAACCACACCCATGGAAGGCCGTTTCACAGCTCAACGCCGctga